The Populus alba chromosome 6, ASM523922v2, whole genome shotgun sequence genome contains a region encoding:
- the LOC118047964 gene encoding uncharacterized protein, whose translation MSDDHKAPLFVVFSRQEKLEIADQDLVFSSPLLPSMENYRSKSYADGRYQIQSYNGASNGGGGAPTSYAITSMQDLRCYSASYATSVYQTQAQIGTSDVKFKKGKSTFGSTSKRWSFNDPELQRKRRVASYKVYAVEGKVKGSLKKSFRWIKERCGRVVNGNWK comes from the coding sequence ATGAGCGATGATCATAAAGCCCCTCTCTTCGTAGTCTTCTCTAGACAAGAGAAATTAGAAATAGCAGATCAAGATCTTgtattttcttctcctctcctcCCTTCAATGGAAAACTACAGATCCAAATCATACGCAGATGGAAGGTACCAAATTCAAAGCTACAACGGTGCCAgtaatggaggaggaggagcacCTACTTCATATGCTATCACAAGCATGCAAGATCTCAGGTGCTACAGTGCTTCCTATGCAACCTCTGTCTACCAAACACAAGCCCAGATTGGGACTAGTGATGTCAAATTCAAGAAAGGAAAGTCAACTTTTGGGTCAACTTCTAAAAGATGGAGCTTCAATGATCCTGAGTTACAAAGGAAAAGGAGAGTTGCTAGCTATAAGGTTTATGCTGTTGAAGGAAAAGTTAAAGGGTCTTTAAAGAAGAGTTTTAGGTGGATTAAAGAAAGGTGTGGCAGAGTTGTTAATGGCAACTGGAAGTAG
- the LOC118047963 gene encoding casein kinase 1-like protein 1, whose translation MEPRVGNKFRLGRKIGSGSFGEIYLGTNIQTNEEVAIKLENVKTKHPQLLYESKLYRILQGGTGIPNVRWFGVEGDYNVLVMDLLGPSLEDLFNFCSRKLSLKSVLMLADQMINRVEFVHSKSFLHRDIKPDNFLMGLGRRANQVYIIDFGLAKKYRDSSTHQHIPYRENKNLTGTARYASMNTHLGIEQSRRDDLESLGYVLMYFLRGSLPWQGLKAGTKKQKYEKISEKKVSTSIEALSRGYPTEFASYFHYCRSLRFDDKPDYAYLKRIFRDLFIREGFQFDYVFDWTILKYQQSQLANPPTRGLGLGVGTSSGMPPPIVSADRQTGGEEARAAGQTMESSRRRLSGQIINAGSSSKQKSLVANESPITKDAMLPNSTFLGRSSGSSRRAAAVSSSRDVFVGSESDPQRSCTADASPGAIHKISSGQRSPPLGSSDPRLTSSSRNTSHMKTYETTLKGFESLNFDGDEKVHH comes from the exons ATGGAGCCGCGTGTTGGTAATAAGTTCAGGCTCGGCCGAAAGATCGGCAGCGGCTCCTTTGGAGAGATctatctag GTACGAATATCCAGACTAATGAAGAAGTCGCCATTAAGCTC GAAAATGTCAAAACAAAGCATCCTCAGTTGCTGTATGAATCCAAGTTATACAGAATCCTGCAGGGAGGAA CTGGTATTCCAAATGTGAGGTGGTTCGGGGTTGAGGGAGACTATAATGTTCTGGTGATGGATTTGCTTGGACCTAGTCTTGAAGATCTCTTTAACTTCTGCAGTCGGAAACTCTCTTTGAAGTCAGTTCTTATGCTTGCTGATCAGATG ATCAACCGTGTCGAGTTTGTTCACTCAAAATCATTTCTTCATCGAGATATCAAGCCAGACAACTTTCTTATGGGATTGGGAAGGCGTGCAAATCAG GTATACATCATTGACTTTGGTTTGGCAAAGAAATACAGAGATAGTTCAACCCATCAACACATTCCTTACAG ggaaaataaaaatttgactgGAACTGCTAGATATGCAAGCATGAACACTCACCTGGGCATTG AGCAAAGCCGGAGGGATGATCTAGAATCTCTTGGTTATGTCCTTATGTACTTCCTGAGAGGAAG CCTTCCTTGGCAGGGACTAAAAGCTGGAACTAAGAAACAAAAGTATGagaaaattagtgaaaaaaagGTTTCTACTTCGATTGAG GCACTGTCTCGGGGTTATCCAACTGAATTTGCCTCTTACTTTCATTACTGCCGTTCACTTCGATTTGATGATAAGCCAGATTATGCTTATTTGAAGAGAATATTTCGTGACCTCTTTATTCGCGAGG GCTTCCAGTTTGATTATGTCTTTGACTGGACAATATTGAAGTATCAGCAATCACAGCTGGCTAATCCTCCAACTCGCGGCCTT GGCCTTGGTGTTGGAACCAGTTCTGGAATGCCTCCTCCTATTGTCAGCGCGGATAGACAAACAG GTGGAGAAGAAGCGCGAGCAGCTGGCCAAACAATGGAATCCTCTCGCCGGAGGCTATCAGGACAGATCATAAATGCTGGAAGTTCTTCAAAGCAGAAAAGTCTAGTTGCTAACGAATCTCCAATTACAAAGGATGCCATG TTACCCAACTCCACTTTTTTGGGCCGATCAAGTGGATCCTCAAGGCGAGCTGCAGCTGTTTCCAGCAGCCGTGATGTATTTGTTGGAAGCGAGTCTGATCCCCAACGGTCTTGCACAGCCGATGCTAGCCCTGGAGCAATACATAAAATTTCTAGTGGGCAAAGAAGTCCTCCTCTTGGATCTTCAGACCCAAGGCTCACTTCATCAAGTAGAAACACCTCTCACATGAAGACATATGAGACCACCCTTAAAGGATTTGAGAGTCTGAATTTTGACGGTGATGAGAAGGTTCATCATTAG
- the LOC118047960 gene encoding IQ domain-containing protein IQM1 has product MGLSLSLLSSAWKEIVRHSCMFALAFDMCLSPKHGGVASRSHSFKLINTETTTKPIKSNTNNIKNSRKLKYCAPVTVSLEQSLSFKSLVQDRGELGLSSFNGRDGLLQKQVPEFYFSPRPVSELDSAAVKVQKVYKSYRTRRNLADCAVVVEELWWKALDFAALERSSVSFFNDEKPETAVSRWARARTRAAKVGKGLSKDEKAQKLALQHWLEAIDTRHRYGHNLHFYYDVWFKSESSQPFFYWLDVGDGKEVNLDKCPRPTLLLQCIKYLGPKERQAYEVIVENGKLVYKESGMLVDTDEGSKWIFVLSTARALYVGQKKKGRFQHSSFLAGGATTAAGRLVAHDGILEAIWPYSGHYHPTEENFKEFISFLQENHVDLTNVKRCAIDDDNLSIRATEEEHKPESMSGPADISQLTDANASDHLDAAAIIAVDLADNTITNSSNPPATVFDLTERLPCNWTTGTGARIGCVRDYPKGLQSRALEQVNLSPRVAPGHLANYGPVPSPRPSPKVRVSPRLAYMGIPSPRTPIAVAN; this is encoded by the exons ATGGGTTTATCGCTTTCCTTGTTATCCTCAGCCTGGAAAGAGATTGTAAGGCACAGCTGCATGTTTGCTTTGGCCTTCGACATGTGTTTGAGCCCTAAACATGGCGGTGTAGCTTCGAGATCACATAGCTTTAAGCTAATAAACACAGAAACCACGACCAAGCCGATAAAGTCTAACACGAATAACATTAAGAATTCAAGAAAGTTGAAGTACTGTGCACCTGTAACAGTATCGCTGGAGCAATCTTTGTCATTCAAGAGTCTAGTTCAAGACAGGGGGGAATTGGGTTTGAGTAGTTTCAATGGAAGAGATGGATTGCTGCAAAAACAAGTTccagaattttatttttcaccgaGACCAGTAAGTGAGCTTGACTCTGCTGCAGTTAAAGTTCAGAAGGTTTATAAGAGCTATCGGACTAGAAGAAATCTTGCAGATTGTGCGGTTGTGGTTGAGGAGCTCTG GTGGAAGGCCTTGGATTTTGCTGCTCTCGAGCGGAGTTCTGTGTCATTCTTTAATGATGAGAAACCAGAAACCGCTGTTTCAAGGTGGGCAAGGGCTAGAACAAGGGCTGCCAAG GTGGGAAAAGGTTTATCAAAGGACGAGAAAGCTCAGAAGCTAGCCCTGCAACATTGGCTTGAAGCT ATTGATACACGCCATCGATACGGTCATAATCTGCACTTTTACTATGATGTCTGGTTCAAAAGCGAGAGCAGCCAACCTTTTTTCTACTG GTTGGATGTTGGAGACGGCAAAGAAGTAAATCTAGATAAATGTCCGAGGCCCACTCTACTCCTTCAATGCATCAAATATCTTGGACCG AAAGAAAGGCAAGCGTATGAAGTAATAGTTGAAAATGGGAAGCTTGTATACAAGGAAAGCGGAATGCTGGTTGATACAGATGAAGGTTCCAAGTGGATATTTGTGCTTAGCACGGCGAGGGCTTTGTACGTGGGGCAAAAGAAAAAGGGTAGGTTTCAACACTCTAGTTTTCTCGCCGGCGGCGCGACAACGGCCGCCGGAAGATTGGTTGCACACGATGGGATTCTTGAG GCTATATGGCCATACAGTGGACATTACCACCCAACAGAAGAAAACTTCAAGGAATTCATTAGCTTTCTCCAGGAAAACCATGTCGATCTTACCAACGTTAAG aGGTGTGCAATTGATGACGACAATCTTTCAATAAGGGCGACTGAAGAGGAACATAAACCAGAGTCTATGTCGGGCCCCGCTGATATCTCACAGCTGACCGATGCAAATGCATCCGATCATCTAGACGCTGCCGCCATCATAGCCGTTGATCTAGCAGACAACACCATCACCAACAGTTCCAATCCGCCGGCTACTGTCTTTGACTTGACCGAACGATTGCCATGCAATTGGACCACTGGGACTGGGGCCCGGATTGGGTGTGTGCGGGACTATCCTAAAGGACTACAGTCGAGAGCTCTTGAACAGGTCAACCTGTCGCCTCGTGTGGCTCCTGGGCATCTGGCTAACTATGGCCCGGTCCCTTCTCCACGCCCAAGCCCTAAGGTCAGGGTCTCACCTAGGCTTGCATACATGGGAATTCCCAGTCCTAGGACCCCAATCGCTGTAGCTAACTAG